A section of the Arcobacter roscoffensis genome encodes:
- a CDS encoding iron-containing alcohol dehydrogenase — translation MSFTYDYYNPTTIHFGKGKIEAITKHIPKDNKVLIVYGGGSIKKNGVYDQVVKALESYEFFEFSGVEANPTYETMNKAVEVIKENNIDFVLAVGGGSVIDGCKYLIAASQYEGDAWDFLDGSAQVEKALPLGVVLTLAATGSESNTGAVLTKRETNEKRFFHSVLSFPKFAVLDPSVMASLSDKQLANGLVDAFVHTCEQYITKANTSLLHDGYAQTILKGLVTLANDWENRRELVWLENLMLLANQALNGFIGTGVTQDWATHFIGHELTAYYGIDHARTLAIVQPSLLRVLKEDKKDKILKMGTEVFNINEDEEAVIKAIENLYEKVGISTNLNDYEIDDKVIENVLSGLKIHGMTAIGENANITLETSEKILKMSMK, via the coding sequence ATGAGTTTTACATACGATTATTATAACCCAACAACTATTCACTTTGGAAAAGGAAAAATTGAAGCTATAACTAAACATATCCCAAAAGACAATAAAGTCTTGATAGTTTACGGTGGTGGTTCTATCAAAAAAAATGGAGTTTACGACCAAGTTGTAAAAGCACTTGAATCTTATGAATTCTTTGAGTTTAGTGGAGTTGAAGCAAATCCAACTTATGAGACTATGAACAAAGCAGTTGAAGTAATAAAAGAAAATAACATCGATTTTGTACTTGCTGTTGGTGGTGGTTCTGTTATAGATGGATGTAAGTATTTAATTGCTGCTTCACAATATGAAGGTGATGCATGGGACTTTTTAGATGGAAGTGCTCAAGTTGAAAAAGCTTTACCCTTAGGTGTTGTTTTAACTTTAGCAGCAACTGGGAGCGAATCAAATACAGGTGCAGTTCTTACAAAAAGAGAAACAAATGAAAAAAGATTTTTCCACTCAGTTTTATCATTTCCAAAATTTGCAGTTTTAGATCCAAGTGTTATGGCTTCGTTAAGTGATAAGCAACTTGCAAATGGCTTAGTTGATGCTTTTGTTCATACATGTGAGCAGTATATTACAAAAGCAAATACATCACTTTTACATGATGGTTATGCTCAAACTATTTTAAAAGGCTTAGTAACACTAGCTAATGACTGGGAAAATAGAAGAGAACTAGTTTGGTTAGAAAACTTAATGCTTCTAGCAAATCAAGCCTTAAATGGTTTTATCGGAACTGGTGTAACACAAGATTGGGCTACACACTTTATAGGACATGAATTAACAGCTTATTATGGAATAGATCATGCAAGAACACTTGCAATTGTTCAACCTTCACTTTTAAGAGTGTTAAAAGAAGATAAAAAAGACAAAATCCTAAAAATGGGAACAGAGGTTTTTAATATAAATGAAGATGAAGAAGCTGTTATTAAAGCTATTGAAAACCTATATGAAAAAGTAGGGATTTCAACAAATCTAAATGATTATGAAATTGATGATAAAGTGATTGAAAATGTACTTTCAGGACTTAAAATACATGGAATGACAGCTATTGGTGAAAATGCTAATATCACACTAGAAACAAGTGAAAAAATCTTAAAAATGTCTATGAAGTAG
- a CDS encoding AraC family transcriptional regulator, translating to MNKEILQEANKLIKNELINQTNINSVKLFKTIDYSKRQPLTYEFCLILVLQGKKLGYLPNKSFEYNKDNYLVVPISLPFECETYASKEEPFICLAIDIDKKMMFDIISSLSNQEAKNCKTIQMGVFQDSVTPQIEDIVLRLLKTLKSKEESAILGESILKELYYRIATNSNSHFLHKMFLKQKQEAKISKSLKSIHDNFNQPLDIPTLAKQEDMSVSSFHTHFKNITSYSPLQYIKKIRLNKAKDFIEQKNMQVNNTAYAVGYESVSQFSKDFKKYFGYPPKEAKIAL from the coding sequence ATGAATAAAGAAATATTACAAGAAGCAAATAAACTTATTAAAAATGAGTTAATAAATCAAACAAATATAAATAGCGTGAAACTTTTTAAGACAATTGATTATTCAAAAAGACAACCATTAACTTATGAGTTTTGTTTGATTTTAGTACTGCAAGGTAAGAAACTTGGATATTTACCAAATAAGAGTTTTGAGTACAACAAAGATAACTATTTAGTAGTTCCTATTAGTCTTCCTTTTGAGTGTGAGACTTATGCTTCAAAAGAAGAGCCTTTTATTTGCTTAGCCATTGATATTGATAAAAAGATGATGTTTGATATTATTTCATCACTTAGTAACCAAGAAGCTAAGAACTGTAAGACAATACAAATGGGAGTATTTCAAGATAGTGTAACTCCTCAAATAGAGGATATAGTTTTAAGACTTTTAAAAACACTTAAATCAAAAGAAGAATCAGCTATTTTAGGTGAGTCAATTTTAAAAGAATTGTACTACAGAATTGCCACAAATAGTAATTCTCATTTTTTACATAAAATGTTTTTAAAACAAAAACAAGAAGCTAAAATATCAAAATCTTTAAAAAGTATTCATGATAATTTTAATCAACCTTTAGACATTCCTACTTTAGCAAAGCAAGAGGATATGAGTGTTTCATCTTTTCATACTCACTTTAAAAATATCACATCTTATTCTCCCCTTCAATATATTAAAAAAATCAGATTAAACAAAGCAAAAGATTTTATAGAACAGAAGAATATGCAAGTTAATAATACAGCTTATGCAGTTGGATATGAGTCAGTATCACAGTTTTCAAAAGATTTTAAAAAGTATTTTGGATATCCACCTAAAGAGGCTAAAATAGCTCTTTAG
- a CDS encoding sensor histidine kinase — translation MTNLSIKKKLLFYNIIIQFIILIVLSLSIYKTLKISTLDKMQTSLKVIILDVVDDILDHESNLQFDLYNEEKEYNFSPLYIRLVENNRDKKIINTTSFPSNIKVFQDELQKDKIVFKELNDYIVGNIVFNIKNKEYILQVATDYKILNSTLENLFYILIFIIPIVLVFSITGGYFLIYKSFKPIEEILNSLKSINASDLSQRVKKLHSNDEVDLLIDEINNLLQRLEISFKKINQFSSDASHELKTPLTIIRGEIEIALRKDRDKEEYKNSLEVCLDEVLRIQNTIDDLLFLAKNDTAISDNYTDIYLDEITLESVEELKSYALSKNIQLKTNITNMSQIKGHASLLKIAVKNLIKNAINFSFEKSIVKISCYKENDSTVISVEDSGIGIAKDEQERIFEEFYRTDKSRNKNSGGTGLGMAICKKIVKIHNGSIKLTSEVNTGTIVKIYFKG, via the coding sequence ATGACTAATCTATCAATAAAGAAAAAGCTTTTATTTTATAATATAATAATTCAATTTATAATCTTGATTGTACTATCTTTATCAATCTATAAAACCCTTAAAATTTCGACTTTAGATAAAATGCAAACTTCTTTAAAAGTTATAATTTTGGATGTTGTAGATGATATATTAGACCACGAGTCTAATCTTCAGTTTGATTTATATAATGAAGAAAAAGAGTATAACTTTTCTCCTTTATATATAAGATTAGTTGAAAACAACAGAGACAAAAAAATAATCAATACTACTAGTTTCCCATCAAATATAAAAGTTTTTCAAGATGAATTACAAAAAGATAAAATTGTTTTTAAAGAGTTAAACGACTATATAGTAGGAAACATTGTATTTAATATAAAAAATAAAGAGTATATTCTACAAGTTGCTACAGATTATAAGATACTAAATTCAACCCTTGAAAATCTTTTTTATATACTTATTTTTATAATACCAATTGTTCTTGTTTTCTCTATTACTGGGGGATATTTTTTAATATATAAATCATTTAAACCCATAGAAGAAATACTAAATAGTCTAAAATCAATAAATGCTTCTGATTTATCACAAAGAGTCAAAAAACTTCATAGTAATGATGAAGTTGATTTATTAATTGATGAAATAAATAACTTGCTTCAAAGATTGGAAATATCATTTAAAAAAATAAATCAGTTTAGTAGTGATGCATCCCATGAACTTAAAACTCCACTTACGATTATAAGAGGTGAAATAGAAATAGCTCTTCGAAAAGATAGAGATAAGGAAGAGTACAAAAACAGTTTAGAAGTATGTTTAGATGAAGTACTTAGAATTCAAAATACTATTGATGATTTACTATTTTTAGCGAAAAATGACACTGCAATTTCTGATAATTATACTGATATATATCTTGATGAAATTACCTTGGAATCTGTGGAAGAGTTAAAGTCTTATGCCCTGTCAAAAAATATACAACTAAAAACAAATATTACTAATATGAGTCAAATCAAAGGTCATGCATCTTTATTGAAAATAGCTGTTAAAAATCTAATTAAAAATGCTATTAATTTTAGTTTTGAAAAAAGTATTGTAAAGATTTCTTGCTATAAAGAAAATGACTCAACTGTAATTAGCGTTGAGGATAGTGGCATTGGAATTGCTAAAGATGAACAAGAAAGAATATTTGAAGAGTTTTACAGAACAGATAAAAGTAGAAACAAAAATTCAGGTGGAACAGGACTTGGAATGGCTATTTGTAAAAAAATAGTAAAAATCCACAATGGAAGTATCAAGTTAACAAGTGAAGTAAATACTGGAACAATAGTTAAAATATATTTTAAAGGTTAA
- a CDS encoding response regulator transcription factor translates to MKVLIVEDDIKIVNFLKKGLEEESYSVDYCLDGEEGIYLASVNDYDVILLDIMLPIKDGIEVCKTLRTQNINTPIIMLTAKNSTEDTIKGLDIGANDYLPKPFSFNELLARIRVQLRLKTETQTTLLAIDDLQLDLLTKNIQRAGKKIELTAKEFSLLEYLVRNKNKVLSESVILSSLSNMEDSNISNIINVYIYRLRNKIDKPFEKKLIKTVRGMGFKISDD, encoded by the coding sequence ATGAAAGTTTTAATAGTTGAAGATGATATAAAAATAGTAAATTTTTTGAAAAAAGGTCTTGAAGAAGAGTCTTATAGTGTTGATTATTGTTTAGATGGCGAAGAAGGAATTTACTTAGCTTCTGTAAATGATTATGATGTGATATTGCTTGATATAATGCTTCCTATAAAAGATGGCATTGAAGTTTGTAAAACATTAAGAACACAAAATATTAACACCCCAATTATTATGCTTACTGCAAAAAATAGCACAGAAGATACGATAAAAGGTCTTGATATTGGTGCTAATGATTATCTTCCTAAACCTTTTTCTTTTAATGAACTTTTAGCTCGAATTAGAGTTCAATTAAGACTTAAGACTGAAACTCAAACAACTTTACTTGCTATTGATGATTTACAACTTGATTTACTAACAAAAAATATACAAAGAGCGGGTAAAAAAATAGAATTAACAGCTAAGGAGTTTTCTTTACTAGAATATTTAGTTAGAAACAAAAATAAGGTCTTATCGGAAAGTGTTATTTTATCTTCATTAAGTAATATGGAAGATAGTAATATAAGTAATATCATAAATGTATATATTTATAGATTAAGAAATAAAATAGACAAACCTTTTGAGAAAAAACTTATTAAAACAGTAAGAGGAATGGGGTTTAAAATAAGTGATGACTAA